CAGCCCGTTTTTGAAGTATACGGATAGCGGAATCAGGGCAAGACGATCTTGCTCGAGCTTGCCGGCGAGGCGATCGATCTCAAAGCGATGCAAGAGCAGGCGTCGGGTGCGTTCAGGACTAAAGGCGCCAAACCCAGTTGCTTGGGCATAGGCGGCTATGTTCATTTTGAGAAGCAACGCCTGGCCGCCTTCGATACGGGCATAGGAGTCGCGGAGTTGGACGCGACCTGCGCGCAACGACTTCACCTCGCCACCTACTAGCTCTAGGCCGGCTTCAACCGTCTCCAGGATCTCGTAATCGTGGCGGGCACGACGGTTTTGGGCTACGATCCTGTTCCCGAAGTGGGCGGGATCTTGGGGCTTCTTTTTTTTTGAACTTCGAGGCAATATAGGTCGCAATCTAAGGATGTGTAGGTGTCGGTTGGTACGCTGGTCACGATGGTGGAGATGCAGACGCTAACCCGCGACATTATTCTAGCGCATTGTACCCAGGAGTATCCTCTTGAGGCGTGTGGGATGTTGCTTGGTGATGAGCGTGGTGTGTCGCAGGCGTACCCGACACGGAACGAGGCACGCTCTGCGAGGATATTTGTGGCCGATCCAGCCGATGTCGCGAGCGCCCGTGAGTCGGCAGTCTCCCAGGGATTGAATGTAGTTGGCGTGTATCACTCGCACACCAACTCTGAAGCCTTCCCCTCCCCGACCGATGTTGCGCAGG
The DNA window shown above is from Ferrimicrobium acidiphilum DSM 19497 and carries:
- the smpB gene encoding SsrA-binding protein SmpB yields the protein MPRSSKKKKPQDPAHFGNRIVAQNRRARHDYEILETVEAGLELVGGEVKSLRAGRVQLRDSYARIEGGQALLLKMNIAAYAQATGFGAFSPERTRRLLLHRFEIDRLAGKLEQDRLALIPLSVYFKNGLAKVELGLGRGRTMYDKRHVLQERDAAMEMRRLHAEYR
- a CDS encoding Mov34/MPN/PAD-1 family protein — translated: MSVGTLVTMVEMQTLTRDIILAHCTQEYPLEACGMLLGDERGVSQAYPTRNEARSARIFVADPADVASARESAVSQGLNVVGVYHSHTNSEAFPSPTDVAQAPDPSWFYVVVSLARPLAELRCFAIRDGMVTELMIGEPEPSGGLVS